One part of the Hydra vulgaris chromosome 01, alternate assembly HydraT2T_AEP genome encodes these proteins:
- the LOC136075176 gene encoding uncharacterized protein LOC136075176, whose product MCLRNNTVNNKSFDEYIALQLKIYEQEKIISEYCEKITLIHEAMATQVLRSPENKEYLNEIFQPRVVHFMEKKNAKLIELEELKTKTFEKSHGPLVKKLDEVLCGLNVQRQAYYGKCFIGNHVHKMLKCPTSLQFDT is encoded by the exons atgtgtttaagaaataacactgtaaacaacaaaagttttgatGAGTATATTGCACTTCAGTTGAAAATAtatgaacaagaaaaaattatttctgaatattgtgaaaaaataaCGCTAATTCATGAAGCAATGGCAACACAAGTTCTACGTTCTcctgaaaataaagaatatcttAATGAAATTTTTCAGCCCAGAGTAGTTCATTTTATGGAGAAGAAAAATGCTAAG CTTATTGAATTAGAagagttaaaaactaaaacatttgaaaaatcgCATGGACCACTTGTGAAAAAGCTTGATGAAGTTCTATGTGGACTTAATGTTCAAAGACAAGCTTACTATGGAAAATGCTTTATCGGGAATCATGTTCATAAAAT